In Streptomyces sp. NBC_01231, the sequence GAAAAGCTCGAGGTGCAGCGCGAAGTCGTCACGGCTGACGCCCTCGAACTCCTCCAGCGCGCCGAACGGCGCCTGGTGCCAGGCGGCGATGTACGGCGTCGGCGGCTCCCCCGCCCCTTCCTTCTCTCCACCCGGACCGTCGAAGATCCGGTCGAAGCGCCTCAAGAGTTCCAGATAGACCTGGGGGAACTCTGTGCGCGCGGCCTCGTCGAGACCGAGCAGATCGGGCACCCGGCGCTTCGGGTACAGGTGCACCTCGTACGGCCAGTGCGCCGAGTACGGCACGAAGGCGACCCAGTGTTCACCCTCCAGGACGACCCGCTCACCGGCGAGTTCCTGCTCCAGGACGGCGTCGAAGAGGTTCTCCCCGCCGGTCGCCTCCTTGTGGGCCGCGACCGACCGCAGCATCAGCGCGGTGCGCGGGGTGGTGAAGGGATAGGCATAGATCTGCCCGTGCGGGTGCCCCAGGGTCACGCCGATCTCGGCACCCCGGTTCTCGAAGCAGAACACCTGCTCGACGGAGGGCAGATGGGACAGCTCCGACGTCCGGTCGGTCCACGCCTCCAGGACCAGACCCGCCTGCTCCTCGGTCAGGTCTCCGAAGGACGCGTTGTGGTCGGAGGTGAAGCAGACGACCTCGCAGCGGCCGGAGTCGCCGGCCAGCGAGGGGAAACGGTTCTCGAAGACCGCGACGTCGTACGACGAGTCCGGGATCTCACTCAGCCGCTCACCCTGCGAGGGGCACAGCGGGCATTCGTCGGCCGGCGGGTGGTATATGCGCCCCTGCCGGTGCGAGGCGATGGCGACCGAGTCGCCGAGCAGCGGGTCCCGCCGCACCTCGGAGGTGGTGACGGTCCGCTCCAGCGGCCGCCGGTCGACCGCGTCCCGGACGACATCGTCCCGCAGGTCGTAGTAGATGAGCTCGCGACCGTCCGCCAGCCGGGTCGAGGTCTTCTTCACTGCGGACTCCCTATTCGAGCCACTCAATCACCAAACAGAACCAAACACATTGGAACACAACCCACCATGATCGTCAACATCACAATCAAACAAAGAGCGTCAACAGAAGTGTTCATTAACTGAACTCGGAGGCATAGGTTCCGCTACGGATCAGTTCACGCAACGAAGCGAGTGCTTATGCAAACCCCCACCCGCCAGGCGATAGACCTGGCAGCCGACCTGCGGCTCCCCACGAACTGGCTCGACTACACGATCCTCGGCATCTACTTCGTCGTCGTCCTGGGCATCGGGTTCGCCGCCCGCAGCTCCGTGAAGACCAGCCTCGACTTCTTCCTCTCGGGCCGCTCCCTGCCCGCCTGGGTCACCGGTCTCGCGTTCGTCGCCGCCAACCTGGGCGCCACCGAGATCCTCGGCATGGCCGCCAACAGCGCGCAGTACGGCGTCTACACCACGCACTGGTACTGGATCGGCGCCATCCCGGCCATGGTCTTCCTCGGCCTGGTGATGATGCCGTTCTACTACGGCAGCAAGGTCCGCTCGGTCCCCGAGTTCCTCCTCCTGCGCTTCGACAAGGCAGCCCACCTGCTCAGTTCGATCTTGTTCGCCTTCGCCGCCATCCTGATCGCCGGCGTCAACCTCTACGCCCTCGCGATCATCGTCGAGGCGCTGCTCGGCTGGCCGCAGTGGGTGGCGATCGTGGTCGCCGGCTTCTTCGTGCTCGCCTACATCACCCTCGGCGGTCTCTCCTCGGCGATCTACAACGAGGTACTCCAGTTCTTCGTGATCCTGGCGGCCCTCATCCCGATCACCGTCCTCGGCCTGAAGAAGGTCGGCGGCTGGGACGGGCTGTCCGACTCTCTCACCAGGACACACGGCGCCGACTTCATGACCTCCTGGGGCGGCACGGGCATCGGCGACCCGAACCCGCTCGGCGCGAACTGGCTGACGATCGTGCTCGGTCTCGGCTTCGTCCTGTCCTTCGGCTACTGGACGACCAACTTCGCCGAGGTCCAGCGAGCCCTGTCGGCGAAGAACCTGTCGGCGGCCCAGCGAACGCCCCTCATCGCCGCGTTCCCCAAGATCTTCATCGTCTTCCTGGTGATGATCCCGGGCCTGGTGGCGGCGGTCCTGGTCCCGAAGATCGGCACACCCGGCTCGGACCTCCAGTACAACGACGCGATCCCGTACCTGATGGAACAGTTGCTGCCCAACGGCGTCCTCGGCATCGCGGTGACCGGTCTGCTGGCCGCGTTCATGGCGGGCATGGCGGCCAACATCTCGTCCTTCAACACGGTCTTCACCACCGACATCTGGCAGAAGTACGTGGTCAAGGACCGCCAGGACGAGTACTACGTACGCTTCGGCCGCCTCATCACGGCGATCGGTGTTCTCGCCTCGATCGGCACGGCGTTCCTGGCCTCCTCGTTCTCGAACATCATGAGCTACCTCCAGACGCTGTTCTCCTTCTTCAACGTCCCGATGTTCGTCGTCTTCATCATCGGGATGTTCTGGAAGCGCGCGTCGATGAAGTCCGGCTTCTGGGGTCTGCTCGCGGGCACCACGGCAGCGATGGTCAACTACTTCGTCCTCTACAAGCGGGACATCATCGACATCCCCTCCGACCAGGGCGCCAACTTCGTGTCGGCGATCGCCGGCTTCGTGGCCGGCGCGGTGGTGATGATCGCCGTATCCCTCGTCACGTCCCCCAAGCCGACCGAGGAACTCGAGGGCCTGGTCTACGGCACCCGTTCCCCCGGCATGTCCGAGCCACCCGCCGCCGGCGACGACGCCTGGTACCGCAAGCCCGCCCTGTTGGGCTGGGGCGCGGTGATCCTGGCGGCCGCCTGCTACATCCCGTTCTCGTTCTGACCGCGGGAGGATTGAGAAACCATGTCTGAACACCCCGACCAGAACAT encodes:
- the galT gene encoding galactose-1-phosphate uridylyltransferase, encoding MKKTSTRLADGRELIYYDLRDDVVRDAVDRRPLERTVTTSEVRRDPLLGDSVAIASHRQGRIYHPPADECPLCPSQGERLSEIPDSSYDVAVFENRFPSLAGDSGRCEVVCFTSDHNASFGDLTEEQAGLVLEAWTDRTSELSHLPSVEQVFCFENRGAEIGVTLGHPHGQIYAYPFTTPRTALMLRSVAAHKEATGGENLFDAVLEQELAGERVVLEGEHWVAFVPYSAHWPYEVHLYPKRRVPDLLGLDEAARTEFPQVYLELLRRFDRIFDGPGGEKEGAGEPPTPYIAAWHQAPFGALEEFEGVSRDDFALHLELFTIRRTSGKLKFLAGSESGMNVFINDIRPEAAAQRLREVASS
- a CDS encoding sodium:solute symporter family protein, with protein sequence MQTPTRQAIDLAADLRLPTNWLDYTILGIYFVVVLGIGFAARSSVKTSLDFFLSGRSLPAWVTGLAFVAANLGATEILGMAANSAQYGVYTTHWYWIGAIPAMVFLGLVMMPFYYGSKVRSVPEFLLLRFDKAAHLLSSILFAFAAILIAGVNLYALAIIVEALLGWPQWVAIVVAGFFVLAYITLGGLSSAIYNEVLQFFVILAALIPITVLGLKKVGGWDGLSDSLTRTHGADFMTSWGGTGIGDPNPLGANWLTIVLGLGFVLSFGYWTTNFAEVQRALSAKNLSAAQRTPLIAAFPKIFIVFLVMIPGLVAAVLVPKIGTPGSDLQYNDAIPYLMEQLLPNGVLGIAVTGLLAAFMAGMAANISSFNTVFTTDIWQKYVVKDRQDEYYVRFGRLITAIGVLASIGTAFLASSFSNIMSYLQTLFSFFNVPMFVVFIIGMFWKRASMKSGFWGLLAGTTAAMVNYFVLYKRDIIDIPSDQGANFVSAIAGFVAGAVVMIAVSLVTSPKPTEELEGLVYGTRSPGMSEPPAAGDDAWYRKPALLGWGAVILAAACYIPFSF